The DNA region GCATAATGGGGGGCCAGCTGCGAGTAGGCCAGCTCTCTCTGTTTGGCCTGCCGGCCGAGGGTAAGCGGGTCCAGGACGGAGGGCTTGCGTCCACCGGGGTGGTAGTGGAGCTCTTGCATGATCTGCGGGTTGTGCTGCAGTTCCTGAGAGCCAGGGTATGAATGCCGGTGCTCGTGGTACTGCCGGATCCTCTGGGCCTCAGCTCGCAGGATGGCGGCAGCCGGGTTTACCGTGCGGACCGAGTCCTCGCCAGCCCTGTCACTGGGTGAGCTCCTCTCAATGTATCGAGTCTCTGAGGAGTGGTATGCCCCTTCTGAATGGAATGAACGGGGACTACGGGTTGAGCCGGGGGATGAGGAGGTGCTGGGCCTCTTGGAGGTTACGGGGGCTTCCATGCTATGATGCCTCTGCAGGGAATGGTGGTATCCTCGGCCCCCTCGTCCGCCTTTGTAGACCGGGGAGAGGAACTCGCCACTTTGGTCTCCTCCTTGCTCAGAGAGGAGCACTAGCTGTGGCTCAGCGGTAGACACAGCCCCGCCACCAGCTGATGAAGGGGACTTGATGCCCTGCTGGAAGGAGGTAGACTCGGATTTGAGGGCATCAATGCAGTTGTTGATGATCTGGTTGACCTTGTCCACTTCCTTGGCGATGGTGGAGATCTCGGCCACAGAACCCTGGGGGTTGACCTGGGGTGACGTCTCCCGCTCCCTCTCCACCCCAGACCCTCGCACCTCCATGTAATTGAGCTTGGCGGGCTTGTGTACTGGTGTCTCGACCACCTCCTGTAGCTGGTAAGGATCTATGTCAGTCCCCTGAGGCAGATAGGGCATCCGGGACAGACTGTCCCCACCGGGGGGAAGCTTCTGAGAAGTAGGAGCACTGCCACCCTCCATATCCCCTTCGTTGCCATACTTGAGCTCTATCAAGGTCCTCTGGATCCGGCTCATCTTGCGCTCTTTCTCCTCCGTGATCCTCTTCCGTCTCAGGCAGTGGACCACCAGACCCAGGAAGAGGAGCATTCCAAACAGGCAGCCAAGGATGGTCATGATGTAGTGGGTTGCCGACGACTGATTGGCGATCCTTTCTGGTCTGGTCCCACGACCTGTCGATATGGTCAAACAGGTGTGGTTGAAACGCAGGGAGTTGCGAATTGAGGCCACACAGTACGTATAGTCCGTGTTGGCTTTTAGGTTAGTCAGCTCAATGTCCTGCCTCTGGTACTTCAGATTCTGGATGTCGGTGAAGAAGCTGTTGTTGTACAGCATCAAAATATACATCTTCCGGTACGGGTGTGGGATCTCTACCGTGATAACAGCGCTGGAGTGCAGCACCTGCTTCAGCGTCATGATGGGATTAATCTCAGTGAAGATTGTGTGGTATATGACTTCATCGGGCGGCGTTCCAGAGGCGCAATCATCCAATCCGCAGGGGGAGAAGTCTGGCGATAGCGTGGTGGCATCTAGCAGGCCATTGATGTAGAAGGCGGTGGAGTTGCTGCCGTCCTCGGTGCACACGAGGCCAAGAACGTGCAGGGCGTTGCGTTGGGCTGGGGCGCGGGGGTTTTGGCTCAACAGGTTGTAGCCGGAGAAGCCGTGAGGGGCGTCGCACGCCATACGTTCGCTGGTCCGGTTGGGGAAGGAGGCGAGCCAGCGCAGGAATGGCAGAAGCTCACAAGAACAGTTGAAGGGGTTGGTGTACAGCTCGCAGGTGGTCAGCTTGGAGAGCCCAGAGAACAAACTACCATCCAACACCTGGATCCTGAGGAACACACAAGAATATatagcatgtatttttttttttattattttttattattacttgtTGAAAcccatcctgttcagggtcacaggcAAGATACTCTGTTGGACTGATTATCATTCTCCCATTTGAAAGGTACCTGTTCATGGATAGGTCAATATTCTCGATGTTGGGACACTCCCAGAAAGTGTTGGGCGTGACGGTCTCAATGAGGTTGGCCTGCAAGTAAAGGTACTGCAGCTTGCCCAGGCCTCGCAGCATTCCCTCCGTCAGGTTCCTCAGCTTGTTGAAGCCCATCTGGAGAACCTTGGGGGGAGGTAGGAGAGATGGTGGgaaaaagggaggggggtggaTGGATGGGGGAAGACAAGTGGGATTATTGGTAATCTCCGGCAAGATACCGCGCAGAGAGGTGCCGGCTCAGCACACTCTTGATGTTTTACATGATTATCCAAGCTCAAGTCTTTGCGTCCTCTCCAGTTTGCATGTCACTCGCTGgtaagaggaagaggaagttcTTGGTCACGTTTAtcttaatttgtcattttaaccaCGTTAATGCAGTTATTGACCTCTTCACTTGTGACAAGACAATGTTGCCACTAACCGTGCGTCAATACGTCATTTTATTCTTCAGCCTTATGTTAGTGCCACAATTTCCCTCATAACGTTTTTTCCAGTGCAGTCACAACAACGAGGTATAAATGCCATCAGTCAATTTATCAATCTGACCTTGTGTTTTGCAGCATTATTTTTTACCATGTGTCAACGCTGCCACTTTCCTTGTCACTTTAACTGTGTGTTAATGTCATACCTTGTCACTTTAACCGCGTGTCAATATGATCGCTCAACCTGTCACTATTCCCGTGTGTCAACGCTGCCTCACCTGGAGGTTGAACTGCGCCGAGAAGGCGCCGTCTTCCACGTAGCTTATGTCGTTCTTGGTGAGGTTCAGGTAGGTGAGGTTGCCGAAGCGGCTGAGCGAAGAGTAGTGCACCGAGCGGATCTTGTTCTCGTTCAGCCTCAGGTCCACGATAGTGCTGCGGTCAGTACACATGTATCGTTCAAAGACTCGGCTCGGGTCGGCCCGTCAATCAAAGTCGAGCCTGAACCGCAATTACCTATTGATGTGAGCCGGGATGGCCTCGTAGGGTGGCTGGTTCATGCTGCAGATGGCCAACCACACGAAGCCCTTCTCACCCTCAATGAGCCAACAGTCGGCCGTTGCCGCTGGCAACTGCACGATGGAAAGCAAAGCGAGCCAGCCCAGGAACGAGCCGACGGCGGGCGAAAACTCCCTGCTGGTGTTCCGTCTTGGCCGGTGGGCCTGATAAATTGTCGCCGCTCTATCCATTGGAGGAAGTGACCCGCGGATGCACGAAAACAGGAAGTAAGTGAAGGGAACCGAAGAAGAATGGAGGCTTCAACCACTTCCAGGTTGTTAATTTCAGGTGAAACGTGGTCCCGGTTGgtcagtcctcatgtccttaaCGGCCCTGATCCTTTTTGATTGAAGGAGCACTTCTTCTCGTGCTTCCTCATCATCAAAACCCCGGTGTGGACTGGATCCCTGGAGGTGAAGAGAACACAGAAGTAAGTGAAGCTACGTAACGATtgctcaaaacattattttcgTCCGACAAAATCAACAGGATTGGAGTGCTTTACATAGAGGAATTACATGTTTGGTGGACTACAGGATGTGTCGCTGACACTTGACTCATTAAAACAAAGTTAAGAACACAAAGGTGTTCTGAGTATGTACCTTCCTGGAATCAAAATTCACTGCCTTCTGGCTTTAGGGCTCCTAGGTCGGTACGAAGAACAGAAGCACCTCAGACAATTGGCTCATTAAAACTAAGTTAAGTCAACTGCTTTGTCTGAACAGTATTTtgagtcttttgtttttctggaaaaaaaaaatgttaaaatcaaCAAAGTCAAAGTTGTGGCATAATCTCGAGTTTGGCGTATGACTCATTAAAACAAAGTAACGACAATCAACTCTTGTTGTGTCAAGGTCAGAGCGGGAGAGGCAGCGCGTGTCTGGAAAACGACGTAACATGTCGCAGACACTTTGGTCCACTTAAACAAagttaaataaacaaatgtcaAATCAGTTTTGACAGTCGAGTTTTTGATGGACGCTTTTGTCAGGCAATGGCGAGCTTGGGTTCAAAACACGACGTGATAAATGGTGTACTTATTGGCCATTTAATTAAACCGTGTGTTGACGCCACATAAATGAGAATAAGGGCAATCGCATCATAACAACGCGTGATTAATTTTAATGCATTAGTGCGCACACAAGTACCTGCGGATGATTGCTAGCATTGCTGTTAACCTCCGGCTAGTGTGGTACAGTGAAAATAGATGAACCGTTGGtggatgttttaaaatgtagtattaaaattaaaaaaaaaatacacaggtaATAGTacccaaaaaaattttaataaaaactGAAAGTACATCGAAATAATTCTAAAgtgtctattttattttttatttaaaatgctaAAATTCAAATAAAGTAAATAGACAAATGCCAAttaatattacaataataaaaaacaaagttaatattttaaaataaattaaatatgaattaaacGGATTATGAAACTATGTGattattaaaatgttacatACTGACaagaatatttaaataataaaaatagcaacaaattaaaataatacaaataatgaaGCAACTTgaactcaaaataaaaatgtcaaatcaaataaaacaaaaaaaaaaatgttcatgctgGTGTCCAAAGCatatcaaacaaaatattttgcagtcAAATCTTGGAATGTGAAACATTCTcctgttgaaaagaaaactACTATTACTCACTTTGaaaaggcaaacaaatatgCTCCAAACCTAAAATAGTACCATTTAAGATTTTTAATTGTGCTGCTGGTTTTGAAACTGTATTTTGGCTCGTCCTGCGAAGTGATTCAAGTATTCCGCGTTACAATCTATGtctcagtttttcttttggttgcCAGCAGCCACGACGGCGCCGTGTAGTTTTGCTCGCTTCAAGCTCGAAAGAGGAGTCGAAAGGCTCTGACGGAAGAACGCGAGGTGAACCGGCAGAAGAATTTTTCTGCGCCTCATCCTTCTCTTTTGCGGCCTTCTCGACATCCTCCGTTCCACCTCAGAGTTCGTCCCCTTCTCCTTTCTGAGCTCGCCCCCTCGCTACTGCTGTAATCTGATTACCTTCGCCGAGGATCTTGAAGGGCTGTTGCTACGGAAACGGCTTGGTTACGGTCCACATGGGTTCGTCATGTTGCGCTTTTGAACGTTAAATTTGGCTTGTGTTTTTCTCCTGCGTGTCGGGTCACGTCTAACGCTGAAGAATACTGGCGCAGAAATTGTCGTCAGAAGTGGGAGCCAAGGATTGTGCAGCCTCAGAGTGCAaggtaaaaatcatttttgccaATTCCCCAAAAAGTGGGAATCCAGGTCTTGACCTGCCCCACAAAACAATGAGGGAAAACCTTTGGTGTAACTACACTCAATGTTCACAAATGGTGTCAGAACAtctggtgtcagaagtgggatccataaatcacattttGCATGCTGAATCCATTTTAAATCAGTTCAATTTAATCCCAAAATATccctaaaaactaccactgagATCCAGGTCATGGCAAAGGATAAATCTAAACCTCTGAATTGatgaatttgtgcttttttttggtcCCCCAATAAATGGTGACTTTGCAATTATGATAATATCTTAACGATATACTCCTTCCAAGTGGAGCAAAATTAACTGCGTGGTAATTTGGCAGACACGATGCTGATGCCGTGCGGTTGGTACATGATCAATTTTACCCCGTTTTATTCATGGCAAACGTTTAGTAAATCAGCTGCTTGCTGTTTTggaatataaaattattttgccgCAACAACAGATACCAGAAGTGGGATCCGAAGACAGACCAGCCTGTCAGAAATGTTATCCAATTCCACAAAATGGTGTTTTCTCGTGCAGTAGTCTGGTAATATACTGAGATGATCTAGTGGTTCGGGTTTGAAAGCCCTTTTTAAGAACGTGACTTCTTTTTACTCTCCTCTCGTCCTTCCCTCTCATCACATTGATTGACTTGGGACGGTGGGGAGAAAAAGAAAGCCACTTCACATCGTTAGCACTGCCTGTGGGATTAgggacaaggggggggggggggtgatggagAAGGGGACTCGGGAATGATGGACACTTCCATAAGAGATTGGAGCGTGACAGACATTTCTATTATAGAAGCCGTCAAGTGGCCGGGAGAAGGGAAAAGCAAGCTCCGTGAGCTGTGGTGGGAAATAACCAAGTACAATTACTTCATTCCTCGACTTTAGGGGAGTTTTCAggtatttttactttaattattttttttctgacgacGTTTTACATTTACTCCCTACATTTGAACACAGATCGGTTTTCATAtgaattgtttcatttttttaaatttgtttttcatctgAATTTTGTCTTGATTTTCAGCTCTCATTTCGTGACGTGACCATTTAATTCCCGGAATCGATGGGCATTCATCTGAAACATTTCTTTGGTTTTATATAAAGAgcgtgccctccgattggctggcaaccagttcagggtgtaccccgcctcctgcccagtgacagctatgataggctccggcactcccgcgaccctcgtgaggatgagtggcttagaaaatggatggatggatgtataaagaGTTCACATCACAAAATGCAAGCTTGATAACAACTCAAGGCAATAACAACCCTCACGGTCTACTCGGCAATATTCAAACAAGTTGGAGTAACGTTGCCTCATCACTTCGGATTAGATTTTGTCATGTTCCAGATTTATTCTAAAAGCTAATTTGagtatagttttaaaaaaataagtatctctatggtggcacggtgactcaactggtaaagcgttggcctcacagttctgaggtctatcCCTGAGATCTGAGATCTCTGAGATctatcccggacccccctgtgtggagtttgcatgttgtccccgtgcctgcgtgggttttctccaggcactccggtttcctcctggatcccaaaaacatgcaacattaattggacactctaaattttccataagtgtgattgtggctgtttgtctccatgtcccccgCGATTGGcagacaaccagttcagaggttcccctgcctcttgcccattgacagctgggatagggtccagcactccctgcgaccctcgtgaggataagcggcgaagaaaattgtTGGATGGATTTCTCTAGTTTTGTATAAAgactgtgccctgtgattggctggcaaccagttcagggtgtaccccgcctcttgcccaatgccagctgggattggctccagcactcccgcagccctcgtgaggatgagcggcttagaaaatggatggatggatgtataaatgCACGCTTGATAACAACTCAAGGCAATAACAACCCTCACGGTCTACTCGGCAATATTCAAACAAGTTGGGGCAACGTTGCCTCATCACATCCGATTCGATTTTGTCATGTTACAGAtttattctaaagctgatttgagtatagttttgaaaaaataagtatCTCTACTTGTACTTAAGTAGTTCacgtgagtacttttgccacctgtgCTCTTGAGCGTCATCTGCCGCCATTCATCCTTTCGTGCAACCCGTCCACCTACCGGCCGGCACGTGTAAATCTACGAGTGCCTGCCGGGGACGGATGATGAGCCTCGGCCGGCGGTTACGTAAGGCGCTTTAGTATTCCGAGGAGAAAGGGAACAAAGAGGGGATGAGAAGCAGAGGTGAGGGGAGGCGAGAGCGAAAGAAGGATGGCGCGCGccgtgaatgtgaatggttttttttttttttttttttaaactcgctgacaTTGACGGTCAAGCtgcagaagatgaagaagaagtgcACTTCCTGCATCTTCTGGTCATGTGAACTTGGTCCGCGcatcacctgtcaatcacacaGCCGACACCGTTTACGCCTGTCAAAATCTTTGATCAATTCGACCTACAAGTTTAGggccaggggggaaaaaaataaatcgaaTAACTTGGATGCCTCGGAAGCTCCACCGGaacccaaaaaatgtttcaccCAGAATCCGCCGGAACCAATGTTTCCACTCTGTGTTGGACCACTGATAACCATAAACAACAGAGGACCGCCTATCAGTGACTGTTTAGATGTGTAATGCACATATAACATAAATTATGAGTGACCTGGATGGTAATTAGCATTTTTCTATTTCACTAAAACTTTAATTGCGATTGCTAACCGCTTAACATGTTGCTGTTTCAAAGTCTGTACACAAAGTTCATATCGTACACTCAAGCCCAACATATGCCATTTAAGTATTGAAGTCCATAGCTCAGAATTCATATTAGtcctgcgaccattgtgaggatagccggatgagaaaatggatggacgcatGCCTATTAGAAGttgaaaaaacattattattatggataataataatgaaaagtggggggggggggttcattttTCGCTTATTAGACCAAGAGTCAAAAGGAGAATTCTATAAAGATTGAATTTTGATAgccatatttgtgtttttacatcTTCGGCCAACCACACCCGTGTTTTTGTTCACCATCAAGGATTATTTGATGAAGctgaaatgcatgtttttgataaCATCAAAAGGCAATTAAGTCTCCAACTGAACTcaagtagggttttttttttctccaagatTGAAGATAATTCAGTCTTAAATGAATGCActctacattattattattattaatattatttttttaaacatcaaagaTCTGTGCTCCCTTCCCAACCCGACTTTCCATCATCTGGCCATTGGAGTGCAGTTTCCTTACAATGTACTCTGCCCATCAGTGCCGTATTTAAAGGAAATGGGAGGAGCCACTTTAACTGAACAGGATTGAAACTTGCCACTTTTAGATTTGCAGGGGTGTGCTGCTGCACAAAATTACCTGCACACAGTTATGCCACACTGGATTTATAATATTCAAGAAAGTAGCATCCCATGTCTTTGTTTGAGTCTTTGTGGTACTGAACATATGTTTTGTCTGATGATGTATTGATCAGAGGTGAGCAGAAACCCACTACTTTAAAATTATGAACAAGTTGTCAAAGTCACTCTAacacatttgttttacttttcaatatttttgtgaagAAGAAACTTTACTTTATTACTTTGAGGTACAGTATGCTGCATCTATCATCATCTACGATCGCTTGCGCgttccaatggacctttccgactggggatcttaagctccgcccccttagctacatttgccatgtcccacaagtttccaaaatggcgactgaaaagAACAGGTTTCAAGTGGATTCTctaacgcgtattccagataatattatggtatgttttttgccaaatgcgtcagacttgtcaaagagagttctacagagaggtcgcaactatttcacgcaaagatatttacacggaattaagattttggagggagcaggacgcaatgtcagagttacagcgaaacgtttgACCCCTCGcaaactttatattgaaatccagctggataaaatagtggaatcgtactgcacctgtaaagcagggtgagtactttttacttggaaagatcataaGTAATATCATTCTATTCTTTGTgtttaagtgagtgggtgtattcatttgactttgttcgtaatcaaacccagtgctgTGTCTTCAAAGTCTGAGGttatacaaatgggcaaatagacatctcttgcatgacatggcgcatttcggcataaaacatgacacacttcattcagcaggtcagtgatacactaacaaagtgaaagttgttctcctgcaatacaCAAAGCgctgataataattaattaaaactcatagaagttacttctccctcacttaccttcgaacgtacagccttgtgtttgttgatatcgtccaaatttagttgtacgtgcgctcttccgcaagccttaatccatgggtagacacttcgtcaactgtgttttaggctttggaaaatgaatcaacgggGCCCCTTGtataacctagcaggatatctttcatcagaattgcaccttccccgagcgcatctgaggaccattttcttcgtaacatgaacttttccaagcgcacgctactgacaaccggcattgcttgtgggacaatacggcgagaggggcgtgtcaaaccagggattaagattgtacgagtgattgacaggtcggaaaggtccattatcttGATTTGTCACTCTTACTTGCCTTTATTTCACCGATCCAACGTAACGACCAATGACTTTCAACTCCATTTGTCCAGTAAGAAGACGCAATCGGTCACATGACCACACAGAGACACCCAAGCAAAATTTTCCAAGGGCGGAGCCAAAGCCTCACATTGCCCCATCCACATTCATACGccactgggagcaaattagggCTCAGTTTCTTGCTCAAAGGCACTTCGGCACGCGGGCAGTTTGAGCCAGAATTCGAACCGGCGGTCACCAGATGACCAACACTACACCTACTGAGAACCAGGCGCCTAAAAATGCCAACATTTCATTCTACAACAAGTCCATCTGGAACTCGAGAAACACCAGTCTGTCTGGTTCTGTGTTGGTTTGTAAAATCTTAGTCAGCATGACCCAAACGCTAAATTTCGTAAATTCAAGATTGCGGGCTGTGATCTTTTTCGGACCCTAAAATTGCGACAAATCCAACCTTGACACACATCGGACCGAAAGATAATCATTGATGTTAGTTTTTAACGGCTTTTGACACATTTAGTCGGAAAGGGGAAAAATCCGCAGAAAAACAGTCCAATTGCCTTTGTGTGCATCTTTTGGAGTTTTCGATGAAGCGGATGAACACCGAAGATGAGTCAGTCCTCGTTCCTCCCCCGTCGAAACGTCTtggccttattttttttaacattttgcatCATAAGTAGCACGTTTAAAAATTTGCAATAAAAATAAGCCGCTCCCGGCGACGTCAAGGCAGCTCGGGTCCGTCGTAAGCGTGAATGACACGCGCTCCTTTTCATCAGCCGCTCCCGAGGCGCCGTCAAATTGCTCCAAGAAAGACATTTATGTAAATTTCAAATATACTTTATGACTTACTTTCATGTGCTAATAAATGTCTGCAGTGTGCCGTGGCTGCAAGGAGGAAAACAGTTGACGCCTCCTGACCTCAAGGCCCATTTGAGGCTCACACTTTACATTGTTTTTCAGCCTTTTGGCCTTCCACGGAAATTAATATGCATGTCAAATTAAAGATATAGatatttggttttaaaaaaagccttttATACACAACATGGACTAGTTATTGTAtttaaagtttcattttgaaaataccACGCTGTTTCAATATTTTGCTGTCTTATTTCTTGTTCAAATATTGGATATTTAATTTTGAACATATCCATTATAATAGATCTGtatatttgaaatattattgTAGTAAAATACAAGACTTTCAAAATTTTACGATTTTTAACCCTTTTCAAGTCTCTGATTGaattaaattttattatttttgtatcatGTATGATTTCATATATtataatgtaacattttatttatataataacgaaatctttcattttctcatttcttaAAAT from Syngnathoides biaculeatus isolate LvHL_M chromosome 9, ASM1980259v1, whole genome shotgun sequence includes:
- the LOC133506220 gene encoding protein ELFN1-like — translated: MDRAATIYQAHRPRRNTSREFSPAVGSFLGWLALLSIVQLPAATADCWLIEGEKGFVWLAICSMNQPPYEAIPAHINSTIVDLRLNENKIRSVHYSSLSRFGNLTYLNLTKNDISYVEDGAFSAQFNLQVLQMGFNKLRNLTEGMLRGLGKLQYLYLQANLIETVTPNTFWECPNIENIDLSMNRIQVLDGSLFSGLSKLTTCELYTNPFNCSCELLPFLRWLASFPNRTSERMACDAPHGFSGYNLLSQNPRAPAQRNALHVLGLVCTEDGSNSTAFYINGLLDATTLSPDFSPCGLDDCASGTPPDEVIYHTIFTEINPIMTLKQVLHSSAVITVEIPHPYRKMYILMLYNNSFFTDIQNLKYQRQDIELTNLKANTDYTYCVASIRNSLRFNHTCLTISTGRGTRPERIANQSSATHYIMTILGCLFGMLLFLGLVVHCLRRKRITEEKERKMSRIQRTLIELKYGNEGDMEGGSAPTSQKLPPGGDSLSRMPYLPQGTDIDPYQLQEVVETPVHKPAKLNYMEVRGSGVERERETSPQVNPQGSVAEISTIAKEVDKVNQIINNCIDALKSESTSFQQGIKSPSSAGGGAVSTAEPQLVLLSEQGGDQSGEFLSPVYKGGRGGRGYHHSLQRHHSMEAPVTSKRPSTSSSPGSTRSPRSFHSEGAYHSSETRYIERSSPSDRAGEDSVRTVNPAAAILRAEAQRIRQYHEHRHSYPGSQELQHNPQIMQELHYHPGGRKPSVLDPLTLGRQAKQRELAYSQLAPHYALSPQYHNLSYCSSPEEEEEEEEEEGLLCTPTLGLWERFKLHRKRHRQASMEDEGYVAAGHALRRKVQFAKDEDLHDILDYWKGVSAQQKA